One window from the genome of Synechococcus sp. PROS-7-1 encodes:
- a CDS encoding HdeD family acid-resistance protein: MSSEDRSGSLGTFKTFAIAEGILLIVLGILALVFPVIASVWTTVVIAVLFLVGGLVGWISNLARSGRMGRWICFWRLVVSTLFLVAGASMISNFGDTADALQQVAAFALAIGIVFLVEGVVAFFSGLAHAKRPGAGWAIANGVITFILGLLIVTLKFWGLLWVLGTLVGISFLFSGLELIVFSSSMHDEQDPPAAA; this comes from the coding sequence ATGAGCTCTGAGGACCGCTCCGGTTCCCTTGGAACCTTCAAGACCTTTGCCATTGCCGAGGGAATCCTTCTGATCGTTCTCGGCATTCTTGCCCTGGTGTTTCCTGTGATCGCTTCGGTTTGGACCACCGTGGTGATTGCTGTGCTGTTCCTGGTCGGCGGCCTGGTGGGTTGGATCAGCAACCTGGCCCGTTCCGGACGGATGGGCCGCTGGATTTGTTTCTGGCGTCTTGTGGTGTCAACCCTGTTCCTCGTGGCCGGCGCTTCGATGATCAGCAACTTTGGTGATACCGCTGATGCTCTTCAGCAGGTCGCTGCCTTCGCTCTGGCGATCGGCATTGTCTTCCTGGTGGAGGGTGTGGTGGCCTTCTTCAGCGGGCTGGCCCATGCCAAGCGTCCTGGAGCTGGCTGGGCCATCGCCAATGGCGTGATCACCTTCATCCTTGGGCTGTTGATCGTCACCTTGAAGTTCTGGGGATTGCTCTGGGTTCTCGGCACCCTGGTGGGAATCAGCTTCCTCTTCAGCGGTCTTGAGCTGATTGTGTTCAGCAGCTCCATGCACGACGAGCAGGATCCGCCGGCTGCAGCCTGA
- a CDS encoding cytochrome c oxidase subunit 3 — MTSLSPQDQIQEQIEHHEAEHPDHRMFGLATFLVADAMTFAGFFAAYLTFKAVNPLMPGAIYELELPLPTLNTILLLVSSATFHRAGVNLRKGLNERCRVWLLGTAVLGLAFLVSQMVEYFTLPFGLADNLYASTFYALTGFHGLHVTLGTLMILIVWWQCRTPSGRVSASNHFPLEAAELYWHFVDGIWVILFVILYLI, encoded by the coding sequence ATGACATCCCTCAGCCCTCAGGACCAGATCCAAGAGCAGATCGAACATCACGAGGCGGAGCATCCCGACCATCGCATGTTCGGGCTCGCCACATTTCTTGTGGCCGACGCCATGACGTTTGCTGGCTTCTTCGCCGCTTACCTCACGTTCAAGGCCGTCAACCCCCTGATGCCGGGTGCCATCTACGAGCTGGAATTGCCCCTACCCACCCTCAACACCATTCTGCTTTTGGTGAGCAGTGCAACCTTTCACCGCGCAGGGGTGAATCTGCGCAAGGGGCTCAACGAACGCTGCCGTGTGTGGCTCCTGGGAACAGCGGTGCTCGGCTTGGCCTTTCTCGTCAGCCAGATGGTGGAGTACTTCACGCTGCCCTTCGGACTCGCCGACAATCTCTACGCGAGCACGTTCTACGCCCTCACTGGATTTCACGGCCTGCATGTGACGCTTGGGACCCTGATGATTCTGATTGTCTGGTGGCAGTGCCGCACGCCCTCAGGGAGAGTTAGCGCCAGCAATCATTTTCCCCTCGAAGCCGCAGAGCTCTACTGGCATTTCGTCGATGGCATCTGGGTGATTCTCTTCGTCATTCTCTACCTCATCTAA
- a CDS encoding aldo/keto reductase, producing the protein MTRRRAFGDGPAVSLFTLGTMRALQSRGQMLSVLHSARDAGINHVETAPAYGPAETFLGQALRQLDQEGSVPAEGHWVITSKLLPGQPLDQARRALDASLERLDRPRLENLAIHGINREEHLHWALIGDGAKLIDWALTSGRVGQVGFTSHGSNALIQQAIHSGRFRFCGLHLHLLDQQRISLAEDALGQRMGVLAISPADKGGRLQAPSNQLVSDCTPFAPLALAYRFLLAAGVSTLTVGAETPSDLSLATALANQDGPLEEQETKVLARLEALRRERLGSEFCGQCRACLPCPNEVPIPELLRLRNLALGHDLQEFAQERYNLIGRAGHWWETVNADACAHCGDCLPRCPNHLPIPDLLDDTHRRLAAAPKRRLWG; encoded by the coding sequence ATGACAAGGCGGCGCGCCTTCGGCGATGGCCCAGCTGTGAGCCTCTTCACCCTCGGCACCATGCGAGCGCTGCAATCACGGGGCCAGATGCTGTCCGTGCTGCACAGCGCCCGCGACGCGGGTATCAACCATGTGGAAACTGCACCGGCCTATGGTCCGGCGGAAACCTTTCTGGGACAAGCGCTGAGGCAGCTGGATCAGGAGGGAAGCGTTCCTGCGGAAGGCCACTGGGTCATCACCAGCAAACTGTTGCCTGGCCAGCCCCTGGACCAGGCCCGTCGCGCTCTTGATGCCAGCCTGGAACGCCTGGATCGCCCCAGGCTCGAGAACCTGGCGATCCACGGCATCAACCGGGAGGAGCATCTCCACTGGGCCCTGATCGGTGATGGAGCAAAGCTGATCGACTGGGCGCTGACCAGTGGCAGGGTCGGACAGGTGGGCTTCACCAGTCATGGATCCAATGCACTGATCCAGCAGGCGATCCACAGCGGCCGCTTCCGGTTTTGCGGCCTTCACCTGCACTTGCTGGATCAGCAGCGCATCTCCTTGGCTGAAGACGCTTTGGGCCAGCGGATGGGTGTGCTCGCCATTTCCCCGGCGGACAAGGGCGGTCGGCTGCAGGCACCAAGCAATCAACTGGTGAGCGACTGCACTCCCTTTGCTCCCCTGGCGCTGGCTTACCGCTTTCTGCTGGCCGCAGGGGTGAGCACACTCACGGTGGGAGCGGAGACACCCTCCGACTTGAGCCTGGCCACTGCCCTGGCCAATCAAGACGGCCCCTTGGAGGAGCAGGAAACGAAGGTTCTTGCCCGCCTAGAAGCGCTGAGACGCGAACGGTTGGGATCGGAGTTCTGCGGCCAATGCCGTGCCTGCCTGCCCTGTCCCAACGAAGTGCCAATTCCCGAGCTGCTGCGCTTGCGCAACCTGGCCCTCGGCCACGATCTCCAGGAATTCGCACAAGAGCGATACAACCTGATCGGACGGGCGGGGCACTGGTGGGAAACGGTGAATGCCGATGCCTGCGCACACTGCGGGGACTGCCTGCCCCGCTGTCCCAATCACTTGCCGATCCCCGATCTGCTGGATGACACCCACCGCAGGCTTGCCGCAGCGCCAAAGCGGCGCCTATGGGGCTGA
- a CDS encoding AbrB family transcriptional regulator, giving the protein MLVGDELLSKARALSNRPEDEIARGCGYVGPSGRVLRKSFYRALVEAKGYKLPSNSPNPGGARGRQAEFRTRVHGNGNLLIGHAYTRRLGLTPGQEFRIELNKDTGTIALNPMADSDSPQHNVED; this is encoded by the coding sequence ATGCTGGTTGGAGACGAATTGCTATCGAAGGCCCGGGCTCTTAGCAACCGGCCCGAAGATGAGATTGCACGGGGATGCGGCTATGTCGGTCCAAGTGGCCGCGTTCTGCGCAAAAGCTTCTATCGCGCACTCGTTGAAGCCAAAGGCTACAAACTTCCTTCCAATTCACCCAACCCAGGCGGAGCGCGTGGCCGGCAAGCCGAGTTCCGTACGCGGGTGCACGGCAATGGCAACCTGTTGATTGGCCATGCCTACACACGCCGTTTGGGACTCACGCCGGGTCAGGAATTCAGGATTGAACTCAACAAAGACACCGGCACGATCGCCCTGAATCCAATGGCTGATTCAGACAGCCCACAGCACAACGTCGAAGACTAA
- a CDS encoding ABC transporter substrate-binding protein, with the protein MKAATSSLPLLRRRTLLQIGALGVAAGLAGCAQGVIRPTLRAPGDILPSLWRRQLPAPWRFEPLSGSTPFQTPWPKPTDLLALADGWLASLTPDQLQSVAAPALTDRLGALGQRFLTEAPSAWSSKLLPVGFSPYVLLFRREGRVRPAADAGWMTLLDPALKGKVLLPSSPRLLMSLADHMDAPDGLSRLRQAAISFDDRYGLNWLLQGDARVAVLPLQRCMQALKRDPRLTAVLPESGAPLHWTLLARPAETAEPLPQAWVSEAWKPPLLARLLAQGWIPPLPREELRDASGRVPTDLRALVLPSQEVLMRSWTLYPAPEDEVRRLQQQWRSSAP; encoded by the coding sequence ATGAAGGCTGCCACTTCCTCCCTGCCACTCCTGCGCCGTAGGACGCTGTTGCAGATCGGTGCTCTCGGTGTGGCGGCCGGGCTGGCGGGGTGTGCTCAGGGGGTGATCAGGCCAACGCTCCGTGCCCCTGGAGACATCCTGCCTTCGCTGTGGCGTCGCCAGCTCCCGGCTCCTTGGCGGTTTGAACCCCTCAGCGGATCGACGCCGTTCCAGACCCCCTGGCCCAAGCCCACGGATCTCCTGGCTCTGGCGGATGGCTGGTTGGCGTCTCTGACTCCAGATCAGCTCCAGTCAGTGGCCGCTCCTGCGCTGACAGACAGGCTTGGAGCGCTCGGGCAGCGTTTTCTCACGGAGGCTCCGTCGGCTTGGAGTTCCAAACTTCTCCCCGTGGGCTTCAGTCCCTATGTGTTGCTGTTTCGCCGGGAGGGCCGTGTAAGGCCGGCGGCGGATGCGGGCTGGATGACCTTGTTGGACCCTGCCCTCAAGGGCAAGGTGCTGCTGCCGTCCAGCCCGCGCCTGCTGATGTCCTTGGCGGATCACATGGACGCTCCGGATGGGCTCAGTCGTCTCAGGCAGGCAGCCATCAGCTTTGATGATCGCTACGGCCTCAATTGGCTCCTGCAGGGCGACGCCCGTGTGGCCGTGCTGCCCCTCCAGCGCTGCATGCAGGCTCTGAAGCGGGATCCGCGGCTCACCGCCGTGTTGCCAGAGAGTGGAGCTCCTCTGCATTGGACGCTGCTGGCCCGTCCAGCGGAGACGGCCGAACCCCTGCCTCAGGCCTGGGTTTCCGAGGCCTGGAAACCTCCATTGCTCGCGCGCCTCCTGGCTCAGGGCTGGATTCCGCCCCTTCCTCGGGAGGAGCTTCGGGACGCAAGCGGTCGAGTCCCAACCGATCTGCGCGCTCTCGTGCTTCCTTCCCAGGAGGTCTTGATGCGCAGCTGGACCCTCTATCCAGCTCCTGAAGATGAGGTTCGCCGTCTGCAGCAGCAATGGAGGTCGTCAGCCCCATAG
- a CDS encoding nicotinate-nucleotide--dimethylbenzimidazole phosphoribosyltransferase, with amino-acid sequence MVWLPSIPSDLDLPSGCRQLTGTSPGAGGTSLLNRWQSPELSTPDCLLVLASTRSAEVQGISAAGCTAAARRTTALADAELLIHGPGVPPRWPLPPLPAGVSPALISRVVAETIPLNLQVAALGLPIEPPFPHLRFEAPSLGPAHCLSGGAAMDLERAGQLIQRGKRLGRRLRRPLVLAECVPGGTTTALAVLTGLGLPVAQLVSGSALHPPMELKQALVAEGLSGIQPVPTDPEVLLAAVGDPFQALAMGVLLGAVESDQPILLAGGSQMVAVLALALAALPPVHRQPLCNRVMLGTTAWLAAESLESAIGPSSLEALLLRLEHHFGVALEAYAAGLRFSNSRHQQLRDFESGHVKEGVGAGGLALLAALRGVDHGTLLQGCDDAMDRLLQATGLRPPAP; translated from the coding sequence ATGGTCTGGTTGCCCTCGATCCCCTCTGATCTCGATCTCCCATCCGGCTGTCGCCAGCTGACAGGGACGTCTCCGGGAGCCGGAGGGACCTCTCTGCTCAACCGCTGGCAATCCCCTGAGTTGTCCACCCCGGATTGTTTGCTGGTGCTCGCCTCCACGCGCTCTGCCGAGGTTCAGGGCATCTCCGCCGCCGGATGCACGGCAGCAGCCCGTCGCACCACGGCCCTCGCGGATGCTGAGTTGCTGATTCATGGCCCTGGCGTGCCTCCCCGCTGGCCGCTGCCCCCTCTGCCTGCAGGCGTGTCACCGGCGCTGATCAGCAGGGTCGTCGCCGAAACGATCCCACTCAATCTTCAGGTGGCAGCCCTTGGGCTGCCGATCGAGCCTCCTTTCCCCCATCTGCGTTTCGAAGCCCCGTCCCTTGGTCCTGCGCACTGCCTCAGCGGTGGTGCAGCGATGGATCTCGAGCGGGCCGGCCAGCTGATCCAACGGGGGAAACGGCTGGGCCGCCGCCTGCGCAGGCCGTTGGTTCTCGCGGAATGCGTGCCCGGGGGGACCACGACGGCGTTGGCTGTGCTCACGGGCCTTGGTCTTCCCGTGGCCCAACTTGTGAGTGGTAGTGCACTGCATCCACCGATGGAGCTCAAGCAGGCGCTTGTCGCTGAGGGGCTGTCTGGGATTCAGCCCGTCCCGACGGATCCGGAGGTGCTGCTGGCGGCGGTCGGTGATCCGTTTCAGGCCCTGGCGATGGGGGTTCTGCTGGGGGCGGTGGAGTCGGATCAGCCGATTCTTTTGGCCGGAGGCAGCCAGATGGTGGCGGTGCTGGCTCTTGCACTAGCTGCGCTCCCGCCCGTCCATCGGCAGCCCCTCTGCAACAGGGTGATGTTGGGAACCACGGCATGGCTGGCGGCCGAATCGCTGGAATCAGCGATCGGTCCCTCATCCCTCGAAGCCCTGCTACTTCGTCTTGAACACCACTTCGGCGTGGCCTTGGAGGCATATGCAGCGGGGTTGCGCTTCTCCAACAGTCGCCATCAACAACTGCGTGACTTTGAATCCGGTCATGTGAAGGAAGGGGTGGGCGCCGGTGGTCTGGCCCTGCTGGCCGCCTTGCGTGGTGTGGACCATGGAACCCTGCTGCAGGGATGTGACGACGCGATGGATCGGTTGCTGCAGGCCACGGGCCTGCGCCCGCCCGCCCCGTAG
- a CDS encoding heme A synthase, with translation MTASSLDSIRLRLAQLAAHLVVALVALVVIGGATRVMEAGLACPDWPLCYGTFLPGRQMNLQVFLEWFHRLDAFVVGVALLVQLAVVWWYRRTLPTWLLPVSGLLVLMVALQGGLGALTVLQLLPSAVVTAHLALALTLVMSVSGLTQVLLSGTTASPPPRWWPWLGGLSVIAVSTQSLLGGRMATSWAAQRCLEAGQACQWLHWHRSFATPVALTVGLFVVVALLSGGWPRQQWPLLLTALCLVAAQVALGVSTLRMGLSQPVLTVGHQLVACLLVAVLSALTCRRPPSPSAPRPVVLDSSTLETCHG, from the coding sequence TTGACTGCATCGTCGTTGGATTCGATTCGTCTCCGCCTCGCTCAGCTGGCCGCGCATCTTGTGGTGGCGCTCGTGGCTCTGGTGGTCATTGGCGGCGCCACCCGGGTGATGGAGGCTGGTCTGGCCTGCCCAGACTGGCCGCTTTGTTACGGGACTTTCCTTCCCGGCCGGCAGATGAATCTGCAGGTTTTTCTGGAATGGTTCCACCGGCTTGACGCCTTCGTGGTGGGCGTTGCCCTGCTGGTGCAGCTCGCGGTCGTGTGGTGGTACCGACGCACGCTGCCGACCTGGCTGCTTCCTGTCAGCGGTCTACTGGTGTTGATGGTGGCTTTGCAGGGAGGCTTGGGGGCTCTCACCGTGCTTCAGCTGTTGCCTTCGGCTGTGGTGACCGCCCATCTGGCGTTGGCTCTGACCCTGGTGATGTCCGTGAGTGGTCTTACCCAGGTTTTGCTTAGCGGAACCACGGCCAGTCCTCCTCCTCGCTGGTGGCCCTGGCTTGGCGGCCTCAGCGTGATTGCCGTCTCCACGCAGAGCCTGCTGGGCGGTCGTATGGCGACCTCCTGGGCCGCCCAACGCTGTCTGGAGGCCGGCCAGGCCTGCCAATGGCTGCACTGGCATCGATCCTTCGCCACTCCAGTGGCGCTGACCGTTGGTCTTTTTGTTGTTGTCGCCCTGCTCTCCGGTGGCTGGCCCCGGCAGCAATGGCCGCTGTTGCTCACGGCTCTTTGTCTTGTGGCAGCCCAGGTCGCCCTCGGGGTGTCAACGCTGCGCATGGGCCTGTCCCAGCCGGTCTTGACCGTGGGCCATCAGCTCGTGGCCTGTCTTTTGGTGGCCGTGCTTTCAGCTCTCACCTGCCGTCGTCCTCCTTCGCCCTCGGCCCCCCGTCCTGTCGTTCTCGACTCATCAACTCTGGAGACTTGTCATGGCTAG
- a CDS encoding DUF2232 domain-containing protein, which yields MPPALSHRQALRMMECSYLAAAAALIWLALYYLPVGGSLFRLALPLPLALLTVRRGSRAGLEGLAVSILLLMALMGPVRGPLMLFPYGLLSLWLGWCWQHRQSWWISWGFGLVIGAAGFLVRVVALSLLVGENLWVVITRAGAGLLDRLLELLQLPLAPDLLLVQVMALVLVVIQQLIYVLALHALAYWIFPRLQAPVPEPPRLLHGLVALDPL from the coding sequence ATGCCTCCAGCCCTCAGCCACCGACAGGCTCTGCGCATGATGGAGTGTTCGTACCTGGCCGCCGCCGCCGCTCTGATCTGGCTCGCGCTCTACTACCTCCCGGTGGGTGGCTCACTCTTTCGATTGGCTCTTCCCCTTCCCCTTGCCTTGCTGACGGTGCGTCGGGGGAGCCGGGCGGGCCTTGAGGGGCTGGCCGTGTCGATCCTCTTGCTGATGGCCTTGATGGGGCCGGTGCGGGGACCCTTGATGCTCTTTCCCTACGGCTTGCTGTCGCTCTGGCTGGGCTGGTGCTGGCAGCATCGGCAGAGCTGGTGGATCAGTTGGGGCTTCGGCCTGGTGATCGGAGCCGCAGGGTTTTTGGTGAGGGTCGTGGCCCTCTCGTTGCTGGTGGGTGAGAACCTCTGGGTGGTGATCACCCGAGCTGGCGCCGGACTGCTCGATCGCTTGCTTGAGCTGCTTCAGCTTCCGCTCGCGCCGGATCTGCTTCTGGTGCAGGTCATGGCCCTCGTGCTGGTTGTGATTCAGCAGCTGATCTACGTGCTGGCCCTCCATGCCTTGGCCTATTGGATCTTCCCCCGGCTGCAGGCGCCAGTTCCTGAGCCTCCGCGTCTTCTGCATGGTCTGGTTGCCCTCGATCCCCTCTGA
- the ctaD gene encoding cytochrome c oxidase subunit I has translation MTLTVPQQSPPAPQSLQPTGWLRYLSFSVDHKVIGLQYMVCGFAFYLIGGALAGAIRTELVSPISDFMPRDVYNQVLTLHGTVMIFLWIVPVVNGAFGNYLIPFYVGARDMAFPRLNAVAFWLIPPAGLLLISSYFITGAAQSGWTAYPPLSLTTPASGQIIWILSVLLLGGSSIFGGINFIATILKLRRPGLKLMQLPMYCWAMLGTSILVVLSTPVLAGTLIMLSFDIVAHTGFFNPGLGGNVVVYQHLFWFYSHPAVYIMVLPAFGLVSEILPIHCRKPLFGYTTMVYSIMAIVVLGLVVWAHHMFTSGTPPWMRLFFTIATAFIAVPTGIKFFNWLATLWGGKISLNSAVLFSCGFIVNFVLGGITGVALAQVPFDVHVHDTYFVVAHFHYIVYGGSVFVIFASIYHWYPKVTGRLMNEHLGRFHFLLTFIGFNLCFAPQHWLGLNGMPRRVAEYDPQFQLINQFSSVGALLMAISTLPFLWNVIASASQGAIAGDNPWNALTPEWLTTSPPPVENWKGEPPLVSNPYAYGTPDGEIDLRSVSGSDLWRNGQ, from the coding sequence ATGACACTCACCGTTCCCCAGCAATCACCACCCGCCCCTCAATCCCTTCAGCCAACAGGCTGGTTGCGCTATCTGAGCTTCAGCGTTGACCACAAGGTGATCGGACTGCAATACATGGTCTGCGGGTTTGCGTTCTATCTAATCGGAGGAGCGCTAGCAGGCGCGATCCGCACGGAGCTGGTTAGCCCCATCTCGGATTTCATGCCTCGAGATGTTTACAACCAGGTCCTCACTTTGCATGGCACGGTGATGATCTTTCTCTGGATTGTCCCAGTGGTTAATGGTGCGTTTGGGAACTATCTGATTCCCTTTTATGTGGGAGCCCGTGACATGGCGTTCCCCCGCCTCAACGCCGTAGCTTTCTGGCTGATTCCTCCAGCCGGTTTACTTCTGATCAGCAGTTATTTCATCACAGGGGCAGCTCAGTCGGGCTGGACGGCCTACCCACCGCTCAGCCTGACAACACCAGCGAGTGGTCAGATCATCTGGATTCTGAGTGTGCTGTTGCTGGGAGGAAGCTCCATCTTCGGAGGCATCAATTTCATTGCCACAATTCTGAAATTACGCCGACCAGGCCTGAAGTTGATGCAATTACCGATGTATTGCTGGGCCATGTTGGGAACCAGCATTTTGGTGGTGTTGTCGACACCTGTTTTAGCTGGGACATTGATCATGCTCAGCTTCGACATCGTGGCTCATACCGGATTTTTCAATCCAGGTTTGGGTGGCAATGTTGTCGTGTATCAACACTTGTTCTGGTTTTATTCCCACCCAGCGGTCTACATCATGGTGCTTCCGGCCTTTGGACTAGTGAGTGAAATTCTCCCGATCCATTGCCGAAAGCCTTTGTTCGGCTACACCACCATGGTGTATTCGATCATGGCGATTGTGGTCTTGGGTTTAGTGGTCTGGGCCCACCACATGTTCACCAGCGGTACACCTCCCTGGATGCGTCTGTTTTTCACGATCGCCACAGCATTCATCGCCGTTCCCACAGGAATCAAATTCTTCAACTGGTTGGCCACCCTCTGGGGAGGAAAGATCAGCCTCAACAGCGCCGTCCTGTTTTCCTGTGGCTTCATCGTCAATTTCGTGCTCGGCGGCATCACTGGGGTGGCACTAGCCCAGGTTCCTTTCGATGTGCATGTCCACGACACCTACTTTGTAGTTGCTCATTTCCACTACATCGTCTACGGCGGATCGGTGTTTGTGATTTTTGCGTCGATCTACCACTGGTACCCGAAGGTGACGGGGCGGCTGATGAATGAACATCTCGGCAGGTTTCACTTCCTGCTCACCTTTATTGGATTCAACCTTTGCTTCGCACCGCAACACTGGCTCGGTCTGAACGGAATGCCACGACGGGTGGCGGAATACGACCCGCAATTCCAGCTCATTAACCAGTTCAGCAGTGTGGGTGCCCTCTTGATGGCCATCAGCACACTCCCTTTTCTCTGGAATGTGATCGCCAGCGCAAGCCAGGGCGCCATTGCCGGCGACAACCCTTGGAATGCCCTCACACCCGAATGGCTCACCACCTCTCCGCCACCGGTGGAGAACTGGAAAGGAGAGCCACCGCTTGTCAGTAATCCCTATGCCTATGGCACTCCGGACGGTGAGATCGATCTTCGTTCCGTGAGTGGCAGTGATCTCTGGAGAAATGGCCAATGA
- a CDS encoding riboflavin synthase — MFTGLVQAVGRVERRGTGLLVEGCAPFAPLQLGDSVAVDGVCLTVASLVGDGFLADVSEETLQRTSLGRKASRGGAVNLEPALRLSDRLGGHLVSGHVDGTGEVVSIEALPQSWTVELRWKDSHFGRYICDKASVAVNGISLTVAGSRDQGTRFWVAVIPHTWSVTALRDLAVGDDVNLEIDLLARYTERLLAAADGGQSSGELSADWLSAHGWG, encoded by the coding sequence ATGTTCACGGGGTTGGTGCAAGCGGTCGGACGGGTGGAACGCCGGGGCACGGGACTGCTCGTTGAGGGCTGTGCTCCGTTTGCACCGCTTCAGCTCGGCGACAGCGTTGCCGTCGATGGTGTTTGTCTCACCGTGGCGTCGCTAGTGGGTGATGGTTTCCTCGCCGATGTGAGCGAGGAAACATTGCAAAGGACGTCACTGGGTCGCAAGGCTTCCAGGGGGGGGGCTGTGAACCTCGAGCCCGCTCTTCGACTTTCGGACCGACTCGGAGGTCATCTCGTGAGTGGTCATGTGGATGGAACGGGCGAGGTGGTCTCCATTGAGGCGCTTCCCCAGTCCTGGACGGTGGAACTGCGCTGGAAGGATTCCCATTTCGGTCGCTACATCTGCGATAAGGCCAGCGTTGCCGTCAACGGCATCAGCCTCACCGTGGCCGGAAGCCGTGATCAGGGCACACGCTTCTGGGTTGCGGTGATTCCCCACACCTGGTCGGTCACTGCACTCAGGGATCTTGCGGTCGGAGACGACGTCAATCTTGAGATCGATCTGTTGGCGCGCTACACCGAACGGCTTCTCGCTGCCGCTGATGGAGGCCAGTCCTCCGGGGAGCTCAGCGCTGACTGGCTCTCTGCCCATGGCTGGGGCTGA
- a CDS encoding cytochrome c oxidase subunit II — translation MQIPSAIVTLVLGMLLVLGGLWIGQNINLLPVDASANAPIYDELFRVLFSIGTILFLGIVGLIIFSLVRFRRRPGQLGDGLALEGNLPLEVFWTAVPAIVVLFVGLFSYDIYERMGGMAPLSHGDHGTAMQTEQRIWGGIGSSEISTTSSASPLQPLPVEVTAMQFAFLFHYPDGDIMSGELHVQAGRPVSLRMEAKDVIHAFWVPEFRLKQDVIPGQPTLLDFTPTRPGRYPIVCAELCGPYHGGMRSTVVVDNADDFNAWLQANRKSPVQEA, via the coding sequence GTGCAGATCCCCTCAGCGATCGTCACTCTGGTGCTGGGGATGCTCCTCGTCCTCGGGGGGCTGTGGATCGGCCAGAACATCAATCTTCTGCCCGTTGACGCCAGTGCCAATGCACCCATTTATGACGAGCTGTTCCGTGTTCTTTTCAGCATCGGAACAATCCTGTTTCTCGGCATTGTCGGCCTGATCATCTTCAGCCTTGTGCGGTTCCGCCGTCGCCCGGGCCAACTCGGAGATGGCCTGGCCCTGGAAGGAAATCTCCCATTGGAAGTGTTCTGGACTGCTGTTCCGGCGATCGTGGTTCTCTTTGTCGGTCTTTTTAGTTACGACATTTACGAACGAATGGGAGGGATGGCTCCTCTCAGTCATGGTGACCATGGAACAGCGATGCAAACCGAACAACGCATCTGGGGAGGCATCGGATCGTCGGAAATCTCTACAACTTCTTCAGCATCGCCGTTGCAACCATTGCCGGTTGAAGTCACAGCCATGCAATTCGCATTTCTGTTTCATTACCCTGACGGCGACATCATGTCTGGAGAACTTCACGTTCAGGCCGGTCGCCCCGTCAGCCTGCGCATGGAAGCAAAAGATGTCATTCATGCGTTCTGGGTTCCTGAGTTCCGTCTCAAACAAGACGTGATCCCCGGACAACCCACCCTGTTGGATTTCACCCCGACCCGACCGGGGCGTTACCCCATCGTCTGCGCCGAGCTCTGTGGCCCGTACCACGGAGGCATGCGCTCAACCGTTGTGGTGGATAACGCCGACGATTTCAATGCCTGGCTTCAGGCGAACCGCAAATCTCCTGTGCAAGAGGCATGA
- a CDS encoding bifunctional nuclease family protein, with amino-acid sequence MVEMSVAGIALDASSRSPIVLLRDPSRRRQVPIWIDQAQAHNIMAGLNGTPQPRPLSHDLMAALLEAGGLQLERVIIHAIEDSTFRAVLRLRHDQDEDPSAARDASESDAEEECLAEIDARPSDAIALAIRTGSSIWMLEEVVAEASIAVDAEADAEEKDEFRRFLDQVSPAALVRHLESRDSADPNDTPKDAPDV; translated from the coding sequence GTGGTGGAGATGAGTGTGGCTGGCATCGCCCTCGATGCCAGCAGCAGAAGTCCGATCGTGCTGCTGCGCGACCCGTCGCGACGTCGTCAGGTACCGATCTGGATCGATCAGGCCCAAGCCCACAACATCATGGCCGGCCTGAACGGAACACCCCAGCCCCGCCCCCTCAGCCATGACCTCATGGCGGCCCTGCTCGAGGCAGGAGGCCTGCAGCTTGAGCGGGTGATCATTCATGCCATTGAAGACAGCACATTCCGTGCTGTGCTGAGGCTCCGGCACGATCAGGACGAGGATCCATCCGCTGCGCGGGATGCGAGCGAGTCGGACGCAGAGGAGGAGTGCCTCGCAGAGATCGATGCCCGCCCGAGTGACGCCATCGCCCTGGCGATCCGCACCGGCAGCAGCATCTGGATGCTGGAGGAGGTGGTCGCTGAGGCTTCAATCGCAGTGGATGCCGAAGCCGACGCGGAGGAAAAAGATGAATTCCGCCGTTTTCTGGATCAAGTCAGCCCCGCCGCGCTGGTGCGTCACCTGGAAAGCCGGGACTCGGCGGATCCCAACGACACACCGAAAGACGCACCGGACGTTTGA